A part of Ziziphus jujuba cultivar Dongzao chromosome 8, ASM3175591v1 genomic DNA contains:
- the LOC107408397 gene encoding NO-associated protein 1, chloroplastic/mitochondrial isoform X2 yields MALKTLSTFLSPLTLPHSSIFNPRIPNSSYTKPTIILCRLPQSQQTHNNKTPLAAENQLPEPRPATVGTGAAAPTPGDRFLEHHRSVEVAKLIVKENKKNKKKKEKPLKVSTAVACCYGCGAPLQTSEKDAPGYVDSETYALKKHHQLRSVLCGRCKLLSHGHMITAVGGNGGYSGGKQFVMAEQLREKLAHLRYEKALIVKLVDIVDFNGSFLARVRDLVGANPIILVVTKVDLLPKGTDFNCVGDWVVEATTKKNLNVLSVHLTSSKSLVGITGVASEIQKEKKGRDVYILGSANVGKSAFITALLKLMAQKDPVAAAAQRYKPIQSAVPGTTLGPIQINAFLGGGKLYDTPGVHLHHRQAAVVHSEDLPALAPQSRLRGQPFPNVQVPSENVAASKYRSSDLNGCSLFWGGLVRIDVLKVLPETRLTFYGPKSLKIYMVPTDKADEFYQKEVGVLLTPPTGKEKADDWQGLETVRQLQIKFENVERPACDVAISGLGWISVEPMNRLVKGSESNSEQAAGELHLAVHVPKPVEIFVRPPMPVGKSGAQWYQYRELTEKEDEVRPKWYF; encoded by the exons ATGGCGCTCAAAACCCTCTCAACCTTTCTTTCTCCTCTAACTTTACCGCATAGCTCCATATTCAACCCCAGAATTCCTAATTCTTCCTATACAAAACCCACTATCATACTCTGCAGATTACCGCAATCACAGCAgacacataataataaaacaccACTCGCAGCAGAGAACCAGTTACCGGAACCCAGACCCGCGACGGTGGGAACGGGGGCAGCCGCTCCGACCCCTGGGGACCGGTTCCTCGAACATCACCGTTCCGTTGAGGTTGCGAAGCTCATTGTCAAGGAgaataagaagaataaaaaaaagaaagagaagcccTTGAAGGTTTCAACGGCTGTAGCTTGTTGTTATGGATGTGGGGCTCCGCTACAGACTTCGGAGAAAGATGCTCCGGGCTATGTGGATTCAGAGACCTATGCATTG aagaaacaccaCCAGCTTAGAAGTGTTCTATGTGGGAGGTGTAAGCTTCTATCTCATGGGCACATGATTACTGCTGTCGGTGGAAATGGAGGGTATTCTGGTGGGAAGCAGTTCGTCATGGCCGAACAGCTTCGGGAGAAGCTGGCTCACTTGCGCTATGAGAAAGCATTGATTGTTAAATTG GTTGACATCGTGGACTTCAATGGTAGCTTTTTGGCTCGTGTGCGTGATCTGGTTGGTGCAAATCCTATTATATTAGTAGTTACAAAG GTAGATTTGCTTCCAAAAGGAACTGATTTCAACTGTGTTGGTGATTGGGTTGTAGAAGCCACTACAAAGAAGAATCTTAA TGTTTTGAGTGTTCATCTAACAAGTTCAAAATCTTTGGTTGGAATaactggagttgcatcagagatccaaaaggagaaaaag GGACGGGATGTTTACATTCTG GGCTCAGCTAATGTTGGAAAATCAGCATTCATCACAGCTTTACTGA AATTGATGGCACAAAAGGATCCAGTTGCTGCAGCAGCTCAAAGATACAAACCAATACAATCTGCTGTTCCTGGAACTACCTTAGGGCCCATTCAAATCAATGCTTTCTTAGGAGGAGGG AAATTATATGACACACCAGGAGTTCATCTCCATCATAGACAAGCAGCAGTGGTTCATTCAGAAGATCTCCCTGCACTTGCTCCTCAAAGTCGGCTAAGGGGTCAACCTTTCCct AATGTGCAGGTTCCCTCAGAAAATGTGGCAGCAAGCAAGTATAGATCCAGTGATTTGAATGGTTGTTCATTATTTTGGGGAGGTCTTGTCAGAATAGATGTCTTGAAG GTTCTTCCAGAAACACGCTTGACATTCTATGGGCCAAAAAGTCTTAAGATTTATATGGTACCCACTGATAAGGCCGATGAATTTTACCAG AAAGAAGTTGGAGTTCTATTGACGCCTCCAACTGGAAAAGAAAAGGCAGATGACTGGCAAGGACTAGAAACAGTACGTCAATTGcaaatcaaatttgaaaatgtgGAAAG ACCTGCTTGTGATGTGGCTATATCAGGGTTAGGATGGATAAGTGTAGAACCCATGAACAGATTGGTTAAGGGTTCTGAGTCAAATTCAGAACAAGCTGCTGGGGAACTGCATTTAGCTGTTCATGTCCCTAAGCCTGTTGAAATTTTTGTTAGGCCACCAATGCCAGTGGGCAAGTCTGGAGCGCAGTGGTACCAGTATAGGGAGTTAACTGAGAAGGAAGACGAAGTTCGACCAAAATGGTATTTTTGA
- the LOC107414207 gene encoding structural maintenance of chromosomes protein 2-2, with translation MYIKEVCLEGFKSYATRTVVPGFDPYFNAITGLNGSGKSNILDSICFVLGITNLQQVRASNLQELVYKQGQAGITKATVSIVFDNSDRSRSPLGYEDHSEITVTRQIVVGGRNKYLINGKLAQPSQVQNLFHSVQLNVNNPHFLIMQGRITKVLNMKPPEILSMLEEAAGTRMYETKKDAALKTLEKKQTKVDEINNLLDQEILPALEKLRKERTQYMQWSNGNAELDRLKRFCIAYEYVQAEKIRDNAVSEVEKVKARIAEIDDSTGRMQAEIQEKEMKVSELTAAKEASMGGEVKELSEKVDALSQDLVREVSVLHNKEDSLKTENENVEKLVSNIEDLKRSVEERASAVSKADEGAADLKKKVAELSESLEKYEKEHQGVLAGKGSGNEEKSLQDQLSDAKVAVGSAETEFKQLETKISHCEKELKENTNKLMSKREEAVAVETELHARVKDVENLRVALNSLPYKEGQMEALQKDRASELEWVQKLKDEIRNLSAQLAHVEFKYRDPVKGFDRSKVKGVVARLIKVKDSSTMTALEVTAAGKLFNVVVDTEDTGKQLLQNGDLRRRVTIIPLNKIQSNPVPDRVRHAAVRLVGKENAELALCLVGYDEELKRAIEYVFGSTFVCKTIDAAKEVAFNRETRTPSVTIEGDIFQPSGLLTGGSRRGGGVLLRQLHDLAEAELKLSAHQKRLNEIEQKIAELLPLEKKFKELKSQLEINSYDLSLFQGRAEENEHHKLAEIVKKLEQELADAKSAAKEKQFLYEKCVNEVAVLEKSIKDHDNNREGRLKELEKKIKAVKAQTQSALRDLKGHENEKERLIMEKEAVVEECASLETQLSSLRTQINVLISDVEQQTVKVASTKSIHEQAKSELNSIRMKMKECDSQISGILKEQQELQHKLSETNLERKKMENEVRRMEMEQKDCSLKVDKLIEKHAWITSEKQLFGKTGTDYDFTSRNPGKAREELEKLQAEQSGLEKRVNKKVMAMFEKAEDEYNDLMSKKNIIENDKSKIKKVIEELDEKKKETLKITWVKVNNDFGSIFSTLLPGTMAKLEPPEGCSFLDGLEVRVAFGGVWKQSLSELSGGQRSLLALSLILALLLFKPAPLYILDEVDAALDLSHTQNIGRMIKTHFPHSQFIVVSLKEGMFNNANVLFRTKFVDGVSTVQRTVATKKN, from the exons ATGTATATAAAGGAAGTATGCTTGGAAGGGTTCAAGTCGTACGCGACGAGGACCGTGGTTCCGGGATTTGACCCTTACTTCAACGCCATAACTGGGCTCAATGGCTCCGGCAAGTCCAACATCCTCGACTCCATTTGCTTCGTCTTGGGCATCACCAATTTGCAGCAGGTTCGTGCTTCCAATCTCCAAGAGCTCGTCTACAAGCAAGGACAGGCGGGTATTACCAAGGCCACCGTCTCCATCGTCTTTGATAATTCCGACCGCAGCCGAAGTCCTCTTGGGTACGAGGATCATTCTGAGATCACGGTCACGCGCCAG ATAGTGGTTGGTGGAAGGAACAAGTACTTGATCAATGGGAAACTTGCCCAACCTAGTCAGGTTCAAAATCTTTTTCATTCGGTGCAGCTTAATGTGAATAACCCACATTTTCTCATCATGCAAGGCCGCATTACCAAGGTTTTAAATATGAAACCCCCTGAGATATTATCAATGCTTGAAGAGGCTGCTGGGACAAGAATGTACGAGACAAAGAAAGATGCTGCTTTAAAGACACTTGAGAAGAAGCAAACTAAGGTTGATGAGATTAATAATCTTCTTGACCAGGAGATACTGCCTGCTTTGGAGAAGTTAAGGAAAGAGCGAACACAATACATGCAATGGTCTAATGGCAATGCCGAGTTAGATCGGCTCAAAAGGTTTTGCATTGCTTATGAGTATGTTCAAGCAGAAAAGATTAGGGACAATGCAGTAAGTGAGGTGGAAAAAGTGAAAGCAAGGATTGCTGAGATTGATGACAGTACAGGAAGGATGCAGGCAGAGATACAGGAGAAGGAGATGAAAGTGTCCGAGTTGACTGCAGCCAAGGAAGCCAGCATGGGTGGAGAAGTAAAAGAATTGTCTGAGAAAGTAGATGCACTTTCTCAAGATCTTGTGAGGGAGGTTTCTGTACTGCATAATAAAGAGGATTCCCTCAAGACTGAAAATGAAAACGTTGAAAAG CTTGTTAGCAATATTGAAGACTTGAAGCGATCTGTGGAGGAGAGGGCATCTGCTGTAAGTAAAGCTGACGAAGGAGCAGCTGATTTGAAAAAGAAGGTAGCAGAACTTTCTGAAAGTTTGGAGAAGTATGAAAAGGAACACCAG GGTGTACTAGCTGGCAAGGGCAGTGGAAATGAGGAGAAAAGCCTGCAAGACCAACTAAGTGATGCTAAGGTGGCTGTTGGGAGTGCTGAAACAGAATTCAAACAGTTGGAAACCAAAATAAGCCACTGTGAAAAGGAATTGAAAGAGAATACAAATAAGCTAATGTCCAAGCGTGAAGAGGCTGTTGCTGTAGAAACTGAGCTTCATGCTAGAGTAAAAGATGTAGAAAATCTTAGAGTGGCACTGAACTCTCTTCCATATAAGGAAGGACAGATGGAAGCTTTACAAAAG GATCGTGCATCTGAGTTGGAATGGGTGCAGAAGTTGAAGGATGAAATAAGGAACCTTTCAGCACAATTAGCACATGTGGAGTTCAAATATCGTGATCCTGTGAAGGGTTTTGACAGGTCCAAGGTGAAAGGTGTGGTTGCAAGACTTATCAAAGTGAAGGATAGCTCCACGATGACTGCCTTAGAG GTTACTGCAGCTGGAAAGTTGTTTAATGTTGTCGTGGATACAGAAGATACTGGAAAGCAACTTCTTCAGAATGGTGATCTTCGCAGAAGAGTGACAATTATACCTTTGAATAAAATTCAGTCCAATCCTGTTCCAGATAGGGTTAGGCATGCTGCTGTTAGATTG GTTGGCAAGGAGAATGCAGAACTGGCACTTTGTTTGGTTGGTTATGATGAGGAATTAAAG AGGGCCATAGAATATGTCTTTGGTTCAACCTTCGTATGCAAAACCATTGATGCTGCAAAGGAG GTTGCTTTTAACAGGGAGACGCGCACCCCAAGTGTCACTATTGAAGGTGATATATTTCAGCCTAGTGGCCTTTTGACTGGTGGAAGCCGCAG GGGTGGTGGTGTTCTGTTAAGGCAACTTCATGATCTTGCTGAGGCAGAGTTGAAACTCTCTGCACATCAGAAAAGGTTGAATGAAATTGAACAAAAG ATTGCGGAGCTTCTGCCTCTTGAGAAAAAGTTCAAAGAGCTTAAATCACAATTGGAGATTAATTCCTATGACCTTTCACTATTCCAGGGCAGGGCTGAGGAGAATGAGCATCATAAG CTTGCTGAAATAGTAAAGAAGTTGGAGCAGGAGCTTGCAGATGCAAAATCTGCAgcaaaagagaaacaatttTTGTATGAGAAATGTGTAAATGAAGTGGCAGTGCTTGAGAAATCAATCAAAGACCATGACAATAATAGGGAGGGTAGGCTCAAAGAATTGGAGAAAAAGATAAAGGCAGTAAAAGCACAAACACAGTCAGCTTTGAGGGATCTCAAG GGgcatgaaaatgaaaaagagaggCTTATTATGGAAAAGGAAGCTGTTGTAGAGGAATGTGCATCTTTGGAGACTCAATTATCTTCTTTGAGAACACAAATTAATGTTCTGATATCTGATGTAGAACAACAAACAGTGAAG GTTGCTTCTACAAAAAGTATTCATGAACAGGCTAAATCTGAGCTTAATTCGATTCGTATGAAGATGAAGGAATGTGATTCTCAAATAAGTGGCATCCTTAAAGAACAGCAAGAACTTCAACATAAACTTAGTGAGACAAAccttgaaaggaaaaaaatggaaaatgag GTAAGGCGAATGGAGATGGAACAGAAAGATTGCTCTTTGAAGGTAGACAAACTGATTGAGAAGCATGCATGGATTACATCTGAGAAGCAACTATTTGGAAAAACTGGAACCGATTATGATTTTACATCTCGTAATCCTGGTAAAGCAAGGGAAGAATTAGAGAAACTACAGGCCGAACAGTCAGG CCTTGAGAAAAGGGTAAACAAGAAAGTTATGGCTATGTTTGAGAAAGCCGAAGATGAGTACAATGACTTAATGTCTAAGAAAAACATCATTGAG AATGATAAATCTAAAATCAAGAAGGTGATTGAAGAACTGGatgagaaaaagaaggaaacatTGAAAATTACTTGGGTCAAAGTTAACAA TGACTTTGGATCTATCTTTTCTACCCTATTACCTGGCACCATGGCAAAGTTAGAACCTCCTGAAGGATGCAGCTTCCTAGATGGTCTTGAGGTTCGTGTTGCATTTGGTGGAGTCTGGAAACAGTCCTTATCAGAACTAAGTGGAGGTCAACGATCTCTGCTTGCACTTTCTCTAATCTTGGCGTTACTTCTTTTTAAACCAGCTCCACTTTACATACTGGATGAG GTTGATGCAGCTCTTGATCTAAGCCACACACAGAACATAGGGAGAATGATTAAAACTCATTTCCCACACTCCCAG TTTATTGTGGTTTCCTTGAAAGAAGGCATGTTCAACAATGCCAATGTTCTTTTCCGGACAAAATTTGTGGATGGTGTTTCGACTGTTCAAAGGACTGTTGCAACTAAAAAGAACTAG
- the LOC107414305 gene encoding GDP-mannose transporter GONST3 codes for MSGNNDVENPKAGEPHIISKSATETQSNWHSILLHQASVYGIAAGYCISASLLSIINKWAVMKFPYPGALTALQYFTSAAGVVICGWLKFVEHDRLDLLTMWRFLPAAIIFYLSLFTNSELLLHANVDTFIVFRSAVPIFVAIGETLFLHQPWPSVRTWASLATIFGGSVLYVLTDYQFTFMAYSWALAYLVSMSIDFVYIKHVVMTIGLNTWGLVLYNNLEALLLFPLELLIMGELKKIKHDISDESDWYSFDVVLPVGLSCLFGLAISFFGFSCRRAISATGFTVLGIVNKLLTVVINLVIWDKHSTIVGTVGLLICMLGGVMYQQSTSNKPKPVQEVKAQETEEEQQKLLEMQNISESNRTEKLATELQGGK; via the coding sequence ATGTCCGGAAATAATGACGTGGAGAATCCTAAAGCGGGTGAACCCCATATAATTTCGAAATCTGCCACTGAAACTCAATCAAACTGGCACAGTATCTTGCTCCACCAAGCCTCTGTCTACGGCATAGCAGCTGGATACTGCATATCAGCTTCTTTGCTATCCATCATCAACAAATGGGCAGTCATGAAATTCCCTTATCCGGGGGCATTAACTGCTTTGCAGTACTTCACCAGTGCTGCTGGGGTTGTCATTTGTGGCTGGCTCAAGTTTGTAGAGCACGACCGACTTGACCTCCTTACAATGTGGCGTTTCCTACCTGCTGCAATTATATTCTATCTTTCCCTTTTCACCAACAGTGAGCTCCTCCTCCATGCTAATGTTGACACTTTTATTGTCTTCCGGTCAGCTGTTCCAATCTTTGTTGCAATAGGAGAAACTCTCTTTTTACACCAACCCTGGCCGTCAGTCAGGACATGGGCCTCACTTGCCACCATCTTTGGAGGAAGTGTGCTTTATGTGTTAACAGATTACCAGTTCACATTCATGGCTTATAGCTGGGCTTTAGCTTACCTGGTTAGTATGTCCATCGATTTTGTCTACATAAAGCATGTGGTTATGACCATTGGTTTAAATACATGGGGTCTGGTACTGTATAACAACCTTGAGGCCCTTCTTTTGTTTCCCTTGGAACTACTTATTATGGGTGAattgaaaaagataaaacatGATATCTCAGATGAGTCAGATTGGTACTCTTTTGATGTGGTTCTTCCAGTTGGACTTTCGTGTTTGTTTGGCTTAGCAATCTCTTTCTTTGGGTTTTCTTGCCGGAGGGCAATTTCTGCAACTGGTTTTACTGTTCTTGGTATAGTGAACAAGCTATTGACAGTTGTgattaatttggttatttgggACAAGCATTCAACGATTGTTGGAACAGTGGGGCTTTTGATATGCATGTTAGGTGGTGTTATGTATCAGCAATCAACAAGCAACAAGCCTAAGCCTGTGCAAGAAGTAAAAGCACAAGAGACTGAGGAAGAACAACAGAAGCTACTTGAAATGCAGAACATCTCAGAAAGCAACAGAACTGAGAAGCTAGCCACTGAATTACAAGGGGGAAAGTGA
- the LOC107408397 gene encoding NO-associated protein 1, chloroplastic/mitochondrial isoform X1 encodes MALKTLSTFLSPLTLPHSSIFNPRIPNSSYTKPTIILCRLPQSQQTHNNKTPLAAENQLPEPRPATVGTGAAAPTPGDRFLEHHRSVEVAKLIVKENKKNKKKKEKPLKVSTAVACCYGCGAPLQTSEKDAPGYVDSETYALKKKHHQLRSVLCGRCKLLSHGHMITAVGGNGGYSGGKQFVMAEQLREKLAHLRYEKALIVKLVDIVDFNGSFLARVRDLVGANPIILVVTKVDLLPKGTDFNCVGDWVVEATTKKNLNVLSVHLTSSKSLVGITGVASEIQKEKKGRDVYILGSANVGKSAFITALLKLMAQKDPVAAAAQRYKPIQSAVPGTTLGPIQINAFLGGGKLYDTPGVHLHHRQAAVVHSEDLPALAPQSRLRGQPFPNVQVPSENVAASKYRSSDLNGCSLFWGGLVRIDVLKVLPETRLTFYGPKSLKIYMVPTDKADEFYQKEVGVLLTPPTGKEKADDWQGLETVRQLQIKFENVERPACDVAISGLGWISVEPMNRLVKGSESNSEQAAGELHLAVHVPKPVEIFVRPPMPVGKSGAQWYQYRELTEKEDEVRPKWYF; translated from the exons ATGGCGCTCAAAACCCTCTCAACCTTTCTTTCTCCTCTAACTTTACCGCATAGCTCCATATTCAACCCCAGAATTCCTAATTCTTCCTATACAAAACCCACTATCATACTCTGCAGATTACCGCAATCACAGCAgacacataataataaaacaccACTCGCAGCAGAGAACCAGTTACCGGAACCCAGACCCGCGACGGTGGGAACGGGGGCAGCCGCTCCGACCCCTGGGGACCGGTTCCTCGAACATCACCGTTCCGTTGAGGTTGCGAAGCTCATTGTCAAGGAgaataagaagaataaaaaaaagaaagagaagcccTTGAAGGTTTCAACGGCTGTAGCTTGTTGTTATGGATGTGGGGCTCCGCTACAGACTTCGGAGAAAGATGCTCCGGGCTATGTGGATTCAGAGACCTATGCATTG aagaagaaacaccaCCAGCTTAGAAGTGTTCTATGTGGGAGGTGTAAGCTTCTATCTCATGGGCACATGATTACTGCTGTCGGTGGAAATGGAGGGTATTCTGGTGGGAAGCAGTTCGTCATGGCCGAACAGCTTCGGGAGAAGCTGGCTCACTTGCGCTATGAGAAAGCATTGATTGTTAAATTG GTTGACATCGTGGACTTCAATGGTAGCTTTTTGGCTCGTGTGCGTGATCTGGTTGGTGCAAATCCTATTATATTAGTAGTTACAAAG GTAGATTTGCTTCCAAAAGGAACTGATTTCAACTGTGTTGGTGATTGGGTTGTAGAAGCCACTACAAAGAAGAATCTTAA TGTTTTGAGTGTTCATCTAACAAGTTCAAAATCTTTGGTTGGAATaactggagttgcatcagagatccaaaaggagaaaaag GGACGGGATGTTTACATTCTG GGCTCAGCTAATGTTGGAAAATCAGCATTCATCACAGCTTTACTGA AATTGATGGCACAAAAGGATCCAGTTGCTGCAGCAGCTCAAAGATACAAACCAATACAATCTGCTGTTCCTGGAACTACCTTAGGGCCCATTCAAATCAATGCTTTCTTAGGAGGAGGG AAATTATATGACACACCAGGAGTTCATCTCCATCATAGACAAGCAGCAGTGGTTCATTCAGAAGATCTCCCTGCACTTGCTCCTCAAAGTCGGCTAAGGGGTCAACCTTTCCct AATGTGCAGGTTCCCTCAGAAAATGTGGCAGCAAGCAAGTATAGATCCAGTGATTTGAATGGTTGTTCATTATTTTGGGGAGGTCTTGTCAGAATAGATGTCTTGAAG GTTCTTCCAGAAACACGCTTGACATTCTATGGGCCAAAAAGTCTTAAGATTTATATGGTACCCACTGATAAGGCCGATGAATTTTACCAG AAAGAAGTTGGAGTTCTATTGACGCCTCCAACTGGAAAAGAAAAGGCAGATGACTGGCAAGGACTAGAAACAGTACGTCAATTGcaaatcaaatttgaaaatgtgGAAAG ACCTGCTTGTGATGTGGCTATATCAGGGTTAGGATGGATAAGTGTAGAACCCATGAACAGATTGGTTAAGGGTTCTGAGTCAAATTCAGAACAAGCTGCTGGGGAACTGCATTTAGCTGTTCATGTCCCTAAGCCTGTTGAAATTTTTGTTAGGCCACCAATGCCAGTGGGCAAGTCTGGAGCGCAGTGGTACCAGTATAGGGAGTTAACTGAGAAGGAAGACGAAGTTCGACCAAAATGGTATTTTTGA
- the LOC107408397 gene encoding NO-associated protein 1, chloroplastic/mitochondrial isoform X3, protein MALKTLSTFLSPLTLPHSSIFNPRIPNSSYTKPTIILCRLPQSQQTHNNKTPLAAENQLPEPRPATVGTGAAAPTPGDRFLEHHRSVEVAKLIVKENKKNKKKKEKPLKVSTAVACCYGCGAPLQTSEKDAPGYVDSETYALKKKHHQLRSVLCGRCKLLSHGHMITAVGGNGGYSGGKQFVMAEQLREKLAHLRYEKALIVKLVDIVDFNGSFLARVRDLVGANPIILVVTKVDLLPKGTDFNCVGDWVVEATTKKNLNVLSVHLTSSKSLVGITGVASEIQKEKKGRDVYILGSANVGKSAFITALLKLMAQKDPVAAAAQRYKPIQSAVPGTTLGPIQINAFLGGGKLYDTPGVHLHHRQAAVVHSEDLPALAPQSRLRGQPFPVPSENVAASKYRSSDLNGCSLFWGGLVRIDVLKVLPETRLTFYGPKSLKIYMVPTDKADEFYQKEVGVLLTPPTGKEKADDWQGLETVRQLQIKFENVERPACDVAISGLGWISVEPMNRLVKGSESNSEQAAGELHLAVHVPKPVEIFVRPPMPVGKSGAQWYQYRELTEKEDEVRPKWYF, encoded by the exons ATGGCGCTCAAAACCCTCTCAACCTTTCTTTCTCCTCTAACTTTACCGCATAGCTCCATATTCAACCCCAGAATTCCTAATTCTTCCTATACAAAACCCACTATCATACTCTGCAGATTACCGCAATCACAGCAgacacataataataaaacaccACTCGCAGCAGAGAACCAGTTACCGGAACCCAGACCCGCGACGGTGGGAACGGGGGCAGCCGCTCCGACCCCTGGGGACCGGTTCCTCGAACATCACCGTTCCGTTGAGGTTGCGAAGCTCATTGTCAAGGAgaataagaagaataaaaaaaagaaagagaagcccTTGAAGGTTTCAACGGCTGTAGCTTGTTGTTATGGATGTGGGGCTCCGCTACAGACTTCGGAGAAAGATGCTCCGGGCTATGTGGATTCAGAGACCTATGCATTG aagaagaaacaccaCCAGCTTAGAAGTGTTCTATGTGGGAGGTGTAAGCTTCTATCTCATGGGCACATGATTACTGCTGTCGGTGGAAATGGAGGGTATTCTGGTGGGAAGCAGTTCGTCATGGCCGAACAGCTTCGGGAGAAGCTGGCTCACTTGCGCTATGAGAAAGCATTGATTGTTAAATTG GTTGACATCGTGGACTTCAATGGTAGCTTTTTGGCTCGTGTGCGTGATCTGGTTGGTGCAAATCCTATTATATTAGTAGTTACAAAG GTAGATTTGCTTCCAAAAGGAACTGATTTCAACTGTGTTGGTGATTGGGTTGTAGAAGCCACTACAAAGAAGAATCTTAA TGTTTTGAGTGTTCATCTAACAAGTTCAAAATCTTTGGTTGGAATaactggagttgcatcagagatccaaaaggagaaaaag GGACGGGATGTTTACATTCTG GGCTCAGCTAATGTTGGAAAATCAGCATTCATCACAGCTTTACTGA AATTGATGGCACAAAAGGATCCAGTTGCTGCAGCAGCTCAAAGATACAAACCAATACAATCTGCTGTTCCTGGAACTACCTTAGGGCCCATTCAAATCAATGCTTTCTTAGGAGGAGGG AAATTATATGACACACCAGGAGTTCATCTCCATCATAGACAAGCAGCAGTGGTTCATTCAGAAGATCTCCCTGCACTTGCTCCTCAAAGTCGGCTAAGGGGTCAACCTTTCCct GTTCCCTCAGAAAATGTGGCAGCAAGCAAGTATAGATCCAGTGATTTGAATGGTTGTTCATTATTTTGGGGAGGTCTTGTCAGAATAGATGTCTTGAAG GTTCTTCCAGAAACACGCTTGACATTCTATGGGCCAAAAAGTCTTAAGATTTATATGGTACCCACTGATAAGGCCGATGAATTTTACCAG AAAGAAGTTGGAGTTCTATTGACGCCTCCAACTGGAAAAGAAAAGGCAGATGACTGGCAAGGACTAGAAACAGTACGTCAATTGcaaatcaaatttgaaaatgtgGAAAG ACCTGCTTGTGATGTGGCTATATCAGGGTTAGGATGGATAAGTGTAGAACCCATGAACAGATTGGTTAAGGGTTCTGAGTCAAATTCAGAACAAGCTGCTGGGGAACTGCATTTAGCTGTTCATGTCCCTAAGCCTGTTGAAATTTTTGTTAGGCCACCAATGCCAGTGGGCAAGTCTGGAGCGCAGTGGTACCAGTATAGGGAGTTAACTGAGAAGGAAGACGAAGTTCGACCAAAATGGTATTTTTGA
- the LOC107414222 gene encoding probable aquaporin TIP5-1, with protein MCIFGNMARNSLSARFEQSVTLDALRSYIAEFLSTFFYVFAVLGSMMSSRKLMPDAASDPSSLVVVAVANAFALASAVFIAANISGGHVNPAVTFGMAVGGHISVPTALFYWISQLLASVIACLVLRVTIVEQHVPTYTIAEEMTGFGASILEGVLTFGLVYTIYAAGDPRRGPLGAMGPLAIGFIAGANVLATGPFSGGSMNPACAFASSVIAGSFKNQAVYWVGPLMGAAVAGLLYDNVVFPTQSVDPVRGVSEGVGV; from the exons ATGTGTATTTTCGGCAACATGGCTCGGAACTCGCTTAGTGCTCGCTTCGAACAATCAGTCACTCTCGACGCTCTCCGATCATACATTGCAGAGTTCCTCTCAACTTTCTTCTACGTGTTTGCTGTCTTGGGTTCTATGATGTCGTCGA GGAAGTTGATGCCAGATGCTGCATCAGACCCTTCGAGTTTGGTGGTGGTCGCTGTAGCCAATGCCTTCGCATTGGCCTCAGCCGTGTTTATTGCCGCCAATATCTCCGGCGGACACGTGAATCCTGCGGTTACCTTCGGAATGGCGGTTGGGGGACACATTAGTGTCCCAACGGCTCTCTTCTACTGGATTTCTCAGTTGCTGGCCTCTGTCATTGCTTGTCTTGTCCTAAGAGTGACTATTGTTGAGCAG CACGTTCCAACGTATACAATAGCAGAGGAAATGACCGGGTTTGGAGCATCCATTTTGGAAGGTGTTCTAACATTTGGATTGGTGTACACTATTTATGCCGCTGGTGATCCAAGACGTGGGCCTTTGGGTGCCATGGGACCACTGGCAATTGGGTTCATTGCCGGAGCCAATGTGCTTGCAACTGGGCCGTTCTCTGGTGGATCCATGAACCCGGCTTGTGCTTTCGCGTCCAGTGTGATTGCTGGCAGTTTCAAGAACCAAGCGGTTTATTGGGTCGGACCTTTGATGGGTGCTGCCGTTGCTGGGCTTCTTTATGACAATGTGGTTTTCCCAACCCAAAGTGTAGATCCTGTTAGGGGGGTTTCCGAGGGAGTTGGGGTTTAA